Sequence from the Clostridium saccharobutylicum DSM 13864 genome:
GTACTTCTGTTTTCTATTACTTGTGACTTATATTCTACACCATTAGCACCACCAGTTCTACCTGGATGCATAAATATAGTCATAAAATTTAATACATCCATTGCCTCAGGATTTTCATCTTCCCACTCAGCTATTGATGCCAATGCATCATATACTGAAGAAGATACCCATGCATCAGCAACCTTTCCCCAGAATCCATCTCCTGATTCCCCTTTATTAATTCTATACTTATCATTGTTTTCACCATTTTCAGTTTCATTTTCCCTTTCTGATAATCCAGCTCCAAACATCGCCATAAAAGCCCCAACCAGCACTTTATTGGCTTTTTCTATCGCTTCATTAATTTCCTCTTCATCAATCTCTCCATTTGCAACCGCTGCTTCAGCTCCAATAACTGCTTGTCTTACTGAAGATATTTCTTCTGCTACTGCAATTGCTACTGCCACAACTGCACCTACAACGCTACTTACCAAATTTCCAATATTAAAATCCATACTTATCACACCTCTTACTCAAACGGAACAAAAGTTTCTCTACACCTTCCATATATTTTTCTTCCTCTATACTTTAAATTTTCTTTATGATTGTCTGACTACAATAAATTTTATTATTCGTCCAGAAACTCATAAAAATCCTCTCAACGTTTTATTTCTTTTTAACTTTAAGTCTCTTATATTTTATTTATCTTTAGTTATCTCCTTATCATTTCCCATAAATTATTTTAAATAACTTGTTATTACTAAAAATACAATTTATTCTATAATTATAATATTTTTGACTTCTTTGTGCAATTTTCTTTTTATTAAACATTTTAAAATCATTGGACTTTTTATAGATAAGCAACTTATGTCTTATGTGATAACAAACCGAAATAGAGATCATGTTTCTGTTACTGAAAATTTTGATATCTATACTCTCAAAAAATAAAAAAACATTATCTTCTAGATAGCAGTCATTTTTTCAAACCGCTATTTAAAATATAATGCTTTATATAATCTTTTTTATAGTTAATTTTTCTTATTTTATTAAATCAGTTTAGTTAACGTATTCCTCTCAGTTATTAGTTTAACAAAAATGAGGTTTCGTTTATAATAAAAATTCTCCAAATTTGATACTATTTTTAAATTACTAACAATACTACTGATATCAATGTTTCTATAACTTAGAAGCTAAATTGCTAACGTACACTAAGATTTTCTTCATGTACTTAATTTAATTCTTCATTAATTTTCTGAACTTCCTCTACACTTAATCCAGTTCCTTTTGCAACTATATCAACATCTAACCCCATAATCAAAAAATTCTTAGCATTTTTTATTGTTGCTTCTTTTAATCCTTCTTTAATTCCTGTTTTAATTCCTGTTTTAATTCCTTCTTTAATTCCTTCTTCCTTTGCACTCTTTAGTCTTGTCATTTGATCATGAAGTTCGGCTTCCCTCGATTCATACGCAGCTCTTGCCTTATCATCTTTACTTATAACTTCAAGAATATTATAAGCTTTTCTTATTTTCTCATTCTTCTCTGCTAACATCTCAAACGCCTCCTTATTTCTTGCTTCTAAAAACATCATCCATTGAACAACTAGGTCATCTTCGTCTTTGAGAATGTTATTATCAAACAATTTAGGTAGTTCTAGATAATGAATCTCTAATATATCTGTTAACTTTTGATTAGTTTCATCCTCTGTTATATGAAAACTTGTATGAAGTTTATTTATTTCTATACATTTAAAATCAACTATATTTATAGTGATACATTTTTTGAGTTTATCATAAGTATCTCCTGATTTTATCTGCCCATTATACATCTTATTCCAGTAAAACAGAGTTCTTTCTGCCATATACTCCGTATATAAAACTTGAATTTCTATATCTA
This genomic interval carries:
- a CDS encoding Rpn family recombination-promoting nuclease/putative transposase, whose product is MIKVLRREVLDDGFIMSPKNDFVFKLLFGDSKNKDLLIELLNAILKMPHDELEDIELSNTELLREFAEDRKGILDVRAKTKNGEHVDIEIQVLYTEYMAERTLFYWNKMYNGQIKSGDTYDKLKKCITINIVDFKCIEINKLHTSFHITEDETNQKLTDILEIHYLELPKLFDNNILKDEDDLVVQWMMFLEARNKEAFEMLAEKNEKIRKAYNILEVISKDDKARAAYESREAELHDQMTRLKSAKEEGIKEGIKTGIKTGIKEGLKEATIKNAKNFLIMGLDVDIVAKGTGLSVEEVQKINEELN
- a CDS encoding HNH/ENDO VII family nuclease is translated as MDFNIGNLVSSVVGAVVAVAIAVAEEISSVRQAVIGAEAAVANGEIDEEEINEAIEKANKVLVGAFMAMFGAGLSERENETENGENNDKYRINKGESGDGFWGKVADAWVSSSVYDALASIAEWEDENPEAMDVLNFMTIFMHPGRTGGANGVEYKSQVIENRSTQIEERAGRTTNNPIINNIRNKVPNDEVNSPESRGNAPISNKDGRPIEIHHNDQKPEGPFDEMHPSDHRYGENYKENHPNYNEPSKIDRKQFRKHRREYWENEWDNGRWNK